atcataagaCGACAAATCCTCTTCTGATTTTCCTTAATAACTACTCGGACATCCCGCCTATTTtagtgtattttaaaattttgtcgtACCTGACACTCTCTgtttaaacttttcaaattcaaCCGCAAACATATTGACACGTGTCCTTATGTTTCACTGACGGCTGTACGTTTTTGAATATTAACCGCCTCTTCCATATCGTTTCACTTTTACGTTTCCAGACTTTTGATTCTAACTACTGCTTTCTCTCGCACTCATATCTTTTACAGAATCTACTTCGAACTCATTCTATTTGCAAAAATGGCTGGAGCATACGCACTCAATGCATATCAAGTTAACTTTGCTTCGGTTCTGACCATCAAGGATGAAAATCTTGTTAAGATGTTCAAAGCCATCGAGAAATCAGGGATTAGAAGATTTCTGGAAGCACCTGTTGTAACGTCCGGAAATCAGTCCACGCAGACCGCatgtatgaaaattattaaattgctaaaatattttaattaaatgattttagatgCATGAATGATCTATTTTGattgactaaatgattaattgtgtaattttgtttgattcatggtttaaagattttcagacgaatatctGTGGTTGGCCGGAACGGAGACGACTAaggtgttaaaattttaaaagctaaaattttatttttagttaagaaaatagttattttaaatattttaagaattttagcattttaagATCAGGTTTAAATTAATTTGTAGGAACaagggattttatttaatttataagggatttttcgatttatatattttaaatcttttaatttaagcctaatgattttattaattttaatgggcctaaattattaattaaaaaaccagTGTTGATTAAGTCTATTAATTTAAGAGTTAAAAAgcctttttgttttttaatgattttattaattttaatgcgcttaaattattaattaaaaaaaccagTGTTGATTAAGCCTATTAATTTAAGAGTTAAAaagtctttttgtttttttatttatacctAAAcccgcacacacacacacacacctaaTCACCTACACACACTAAAAGTTATGTAAATTGTAAAGTGAAGAAGGAATCGGCCGAGACTTTAGTTCTTGGGGCAAagtagttttgaatttttttaatcctTCGTTCTTTgactttcttcctcgttcttccttccaacaacgATCACCGACTCCCGTGCATCCCAAGGTGGGTTTTTGGTGGAGTTTTGACAAGAGAAAAGGGtgggaaaaaaatagaaattgtcCTCCGTTAGTCGCCGACTTTCACCGCTACGATATTCGtctttcgagcgttttaaatgcaaaggcacgccataaatctcttttttctcatctatcacatcatattacatgttttaattaTGTGTGCATATAAATATGTTGgcctttttcttattttcgtttttatttcaTAGCATgtcaaaaactcatgtttttaGGTTCTAAAACTTGTGATATTAatgcataaaggggctgccatcatAGGGCTGTGAGAAGGGATGAATTTGAGGGGGTTTAAGGTCCTAGACAAGTTGAAACAAGGGCTAGAAATGGGGTAGGAAGGGGCTGCTCGAAAATAGAGTCCTTGTGTGCAAGGACTCTTCGATGAGGACTCTTTAAGGGCCAAGGGTACTAGTTGTTGTTAGGATGTGTTAAGTGGACAAAAAGAGGCTGTAGGATGGTTCGAAGGGGGCTGTGAAGGTCTGGACAGGAGGCTAAGGGTTTGGAGGCGAGGCAAGCCAAGAAACAAACCAAGTATGGGATAGGGTTTGTGCAGAAATTTTCAGTAGGTAGCATAGGCTGTCCAGGGGCTTTAATTGGCTTGTATTGGCTTGAAAATAGTttatttaggtgttattaagctttggttcaaattggggaaaatttggttaagtttcgggttcatacgagtcaaaactgggatgtacgtctaagttttaaaagcgatttgggaaattagtcgagggcataagtttacgtctaagaaataattatgggtgtattttaaggtcatatgttaagtttggaatgaatTGGGATGTCGTTTCGAGGTTTAAGGATAAATACGAAAAAATTTTACGTCCATGGGTAAAATTTTTaaacctagaaattagtaaacgtcatggcattgctctgaatgatgttttatatgctaatatgattattttcaatggttattgatgtttatggaattttatatgttacaatgattgttttaaatgtttgtgCAATTTTATATGTTCAaggatttttatgtcaaaatttttattttaaatgtttataatttaatatgttaaaatgatgattttaagacgttatggctttttatgatttttatatgttaaaatatttattttaaatatttatgaatttttatgatttaacattgacatttaaaagatatgttgcatgcttggtttagaagaaaaacgatattatatgcatgtttttattaagtgatggaaatacgaaatgttgaaagacgtgaagggattgggactaaatatgttggagatatcgtgagggttatggtcccagtgggagcccgacgatcgtatttctattgaTACGAATAAGAttagagatatcgtgagggagaaggccccagagggaacccgtttacgggagaacgccccagagggagcccaacgatcgtatttccaatgacacgaatatgttaatacgtaaggccaaggcccagttgaccgataAGAGTGTTGCTGGAGTCCCCGCtatccagtactgtggttacatgtagatggatccatcgcccaatacgtttaagaatacgagtcacaatcacgatcgaaattcaacaaacacgaatatgaatatgaacatgaatatgaatatgttgatatgaacatggatatggatatgaatatgaatatgtttacgatgaatatgaatatgtttatgttgctacgaaaatgtttatgaaaagtttatgaaaacgtttatggtttaaagattatgcattatcatgaaaatgttattttaagtaaaagtatttttcactgttgcatgtgattttatacgtattacatGTTATCAAGATTACGGTCTGTTGAGTCtgtagactcactaggtgtgattgatgcaggggTTAGGACgattatgtttatggaggtcttgatggttgatctgactggattgaaagtgcacataacccgaggaccgacgctagttttccgcactagttatgatttatgatttcaagttatgttaaaaatattttacgactttttatttatgttttgagaggtttttgagagattatagtaggggctgtatttctcaaatatatagtggattgttttttttaaaaatggttacaaaatattttatgcatgtgattatgcatctcggtcgatttagtgaggtttgaaaaaataataataattttctagcacgattaaagaaaatgaatagcagacgtttcacctGTTGTCATCTACAAATCTACCCTTCTCGATTTCTATGCGAAAGCAATTGTTGAGGATGGGAAAATCATCTATTCTCAGGGAGATGCATCTATCTCCATTGATACTGCACTTTTGGGATCGACGTTCTTTCTCCCATTCTCAGGTACTTCTGAACTTTCGGGTATCTCTAAGGAAGAGATGTCTACTGCTTTCTCTTCTTTATCAGCTTCTGGAGAGGAACTCTCTCCCTCATGCTTCAAGAAGCTTCTGAAGATGGAATATCAAGTGCTTGCCGATATTGTGGCAAAGGCATTATTGGTCAAAGCCGGTACGTTTGATAGGCTGACCAAAGAAAAGGTACAAGTGATGGTTGCTATCACTTCAGATTTTAAGGTTGATTGGAGTCGatttttatttagaataatgAAGGAAATGGTTGTGAGGAAGGGTACTGGCTTTTCTGTTCAGATCAGCACAATGCTTAAGGATGCTGGTTTTCCTTTCACTTCTGAACAGGACACTTCTTATGTAACAATGGCCGATGCTGACAATGTACTTGCCTTGAGGCCCAAGCCAACTGTGGCTGAGTTTATTGCCCTGAAGAAGGAGGTTGGAGATGCTCAGACTGAGGTTCAAGGACCTCAAAAGAAGATCAAAAGGAAAAGAGTGGTTATCTCCACTGATTCAGATAAAACAATATCTGAGGAGTCTGCTGCTCCTACCAAAGCATCACTCCCTGCCACCCTTAGCAAGAAGAAGACTTGCACGGTTCTCCGCATCAAGAAATCAGCAGCCATTGTTGATTTAGACACTGTCCCTTTGAGACAAGTGTTTCTAGAAGCCACATCTTCCAAACTAAAATCTATCCCTGTCACTAAACCAGCAACCACTTCTACTGCCACCACTTCAACTACTGCTCCGAATTTCAGACCCTTATCTGGAGTCGTCATTCGGAATCTACTGCAGGGTCTTCTGCATTTAAACCTGTGCTGCCTGTATCTTCTTCAGATAAAGGCAAAGGGAAACTCGTTGCCGAACCACAATTTCACGGCGCCAAGTCATCCGTTTTAACTGGTATTGAGCTTCACATGGAGGAGATTGAGAAATCTGCCAGTGAAAGCATGACTTTCTTTGATGACTGCCATAAGGTTCGAGTTTTCCATCCTCTCACATATTTTAGAACACCAGGTGTATTTGGAAAAATGGTGAAGAATGAGAAGAAGGTTTTTGATTTTGCCAAAACTGACAATGTAATTGAAGCAATGAGAAGACGAAGCTACATTCTTGAGCAGCTGAATGGTCAGAAGCTGGAATCTGTATTAAAGACTCTTAAGTCTAATTTTGATTCATTGATTCCTACTGCTGCTCAAGATCAGAATGTCATCCAAATTTTGACCGATAGATTGAGAATAATGAATGAGCAACTTCTTGCTCAAGAACAGGCATTTGAAGAACCTGTACAATATCAAGTAGGCTTCGTTCCAGACTTTATTCAGACTAAGCCATTTAAGGAAAAGACTGTAGCTCCCTCATAAGCTAAGGTTCTCAGTACTCCTGCATCTCCGAAGCAGCCTACTCAATCTTCATCTCTTCTATCTGTTCGAGAATTGGCTTCAGTGGATGAAGTCATTCAATCTATTGCTCTTACTGTCTCTACTGCACCAGAAGCAGTTCAGGCTGATGATGTGGCCCAACCAGCAGCTCAACCAGTAGACCAACTCATGGCAGAATCAGATGCTGTCTCGTCTCAATCACTATCgaatttagagattttctctgCTGAACATCAAGCGGAAATGAAAGCTATGTTGAATGTTCAATCTGAATCCATTCTAGCCGCTAAGCAACTGGATGCCATGGAAGCTGCTGAACCAGAAGAAAGTGCTTCTCCTGAACCATCTACTACTGCTGCAGGAACTTTTGCTGATTAGTCCACTGCTGTTACTACTGCTCCAACAGAACTTGTCTCCTCTACTACCTTGATTGTCCCTCCTACTGATTCACCAGCTCGCATTGCTCATATTGCCCATCTTGCTAAAATCACAGAGCGACAACTTGCCAGAAGTCCATCCCCAAACGAAGAGCACTTTAATCTTGAATCTGAGATTGATACATTGGGATGGAATATTGACAGACTTTCAGAGATCGTCAAGAAGTTATCCTATGAACATGGTGGTGAAGTCGATGCCACAAAATTCTTCCGAGAACGCATAACGAAATATGTCATTAACACGGCAGAATCGTTGGCAAAGCTTGAAATTGAATCCAaccttttcaagaaaaatattttaacaagtCACGCCAACATCGTTCTTAGTCAATCTGATGTTATTCGAACTGTGTGAGATCATGACTCGTCTCTTCGCTCAATCTCAACTAAAGTTGAAGCTACTGATTCGAAACTTGAAACCATTGATGCCAAGATTGAGTCCCAATCTCAATCTCTTAAAGCCCTTAATGATCGTGTTTCGAATCAAGCCCAATTTCTGGAGATGATGAATGATAGCATTATCAATCTTACTGGACGAGTGGATGAATTACTCACTCGTATtgatgccaaaaagggggaagcagTAGGTAAGATAGAAGGAAAGACAGAAGAAGGTAGATCTGGAGGACATAATCAAGCAGAATCTTTGTTCAGAAGCCAATATCCTCAGGATGAGGATACACTGTTCAGGGATATCGAAACTGATGACTAAACTTCTTGAATTAATACTCTTTTGAACTCTGTTTTACTGCTTATTTACTTATCGATTATTTGGTTTTAATTTCTATATGCTTTCATATTCATCGATACTAACttctaggttttggcatcaccgcAAAAAGagaaattgttagacttaatttaattgtggtgatgagagtcaaaaccagtagatgACGTTAGTAAAACCAGAAGACAGTACAAAAGCAGAAGTTCTCATATCGCCTTAACAAAGCAGTACTCTTCGAGTACTTATCAGCTTAGATAAACAGAAGCATAACTTAGCTTTTACAAGATCAGAACATATCGTAGATAtattaaatgttaccgttattTTACCTAGTACGAGTATTAAATGCATCATTAATGTTGAACAAAGACATTTAACGCTCCTTACCAGTTTTGGTAGgaaacaagactgattgtttcATAGATTTCTGCAGGACCCATTTTAGGTACTAAAGCTGAACTTGCTCAGGAGTTTCAAAAGCCCTTTTTTATTATAGACGTTGGACTCaagttttctatatatatattaggttCAATCTTATATAGAAAACAACGTTATTATCATTATCTACACAACGATTATTCCAACGTGAACTTGAGCTATCTTCAAGTACTTATCTTCGAAGCTCAACATTCAGAAAAGCAGCACATGCTCTATTATCAATATCCGATCTTCTGAGATCATATTGTGCTGCTGTTTCTTAAATCTCTTCAAGCTAAATACTTTACTATATCTTTGAGAAAGAGTATTTTCCAGAACCTTGTTGTATTTGTTTTACTAAGTtgtgtaactaagagtttcagtaggctaaGGGTAAGCcctactgaagtgggtgtgtactgTAATATCcgaagtcttttagtgataccttctggaaacataagaaggggagacgtagaagatgttatcttcgaacttccagaaacaaccactgttctactgcctactgttttattgtatttcacCGTACTCCAtcggatcgtttccgcacttattTTTGTGATCTGCTGGACTTACATTCGAACAAGATCAGCTttaatctctaacaggattctagcacCCTTTGCAAAATCACCCAACAaaggaaagagtttattcacccccctcccccctctaaactctatatcgatccccaacagGATGGGTAAAAcagtcgctgatgtccccgctatcgagtaccgtggttatacgtagatggatctatcgattagagctgatacgaaagtcacaactaattatcggaattcaaataaagaaaatgaacacgtgTATGTTGACATGATGAGATATATTATGGACACGtttatgttttgacacgttatgttTACACtcatgcttttaagatcatgaaaggtattttaattacagtactttttaCTGTTACATGTGATGTATGTATACTTGCTATCACATTTCGGGTGTGTTAAGCCTTTAGACTCaataggtgtgaatgatgcaggtgagcatgatgatgTAGACACTGGATgcgctgaagactgagtagACTGAGCTGACGCTGTACGtgaaaacccgaggaccttgcataTCTTCCGCATAATATGATAATGAGACATggtttaagcaatattttaaaatgattttgaatctttttttaCGTTGTTGAGTTGTCAGACTTTTGATATTACGCTCGAGTTTCTCTTTTAAAATAGAAACTAGGAGATTGATTACATTTTAAGATTTCGTGTATCTGCAGTTATTTTTAGTCAGTGATTTGATGAATTTTAAAACGCATTAGtaacttatttaaatgtttatgattgtGTGTATTTTCGGTTACAACATTCCGTAGAATTTTAGCATGAGACGTTTCAATTACAATTgtgttaataaattaaaatataaggaTAACTTATTTTTCCAACTTTAATTATCGTAAAACTTGAGAAAAAATgttggatgatgatgatgatgataataataataataataataataataataataataataataataagtaaaaaAAGCCTCAACAAACCCTACATAAACCCTCCTCCGAAGTCTTTTTCCCCTTTCTTCTCCCTCAAGCCACCATTGCTGGCCTTCCAATTCTCGTGTTTTTGAATTGTTAAACCCTACAATCTGTATCACTATCTGTCAATTGGGGTTTACCTGATTTACATTGCGAATATGGCTAAGAGTGGTGCCTCAGGGGCTTTAGCGGCCTTAGCTTATGCAGCTTTTGGTGCACAACATTCTTATGCCGATGGACCCTTCAAATTTTCGCCATTTGATAGCTCTTCTTCAGCTTCTACCAAGGCTCCTGAACCAGATAATTCGCCAACTCAGTCGGCTGCTCCTGCTCCGGCCGATGCTCCGCGGATTCGGAATGATAATCCGAGGACGACCTCAGCGGGGTTCGACCCTGAGGCATTGGAGAGGGGTGCTAAGGCTTTGAGAGAGTTTAATAGCTCTCCCCATGCTAAGAAGGTAAGGATTTTGGGGGACTATTATTGATTATGGTATTGTAATGACCCATTTCGGGACACatgctgaattttttttttcttttcgataTGTTTTTACTCATTCTGTAGTAGCTGTGTTGAAACTTacgtttttgttgttttttaatGACCTTCATTTTCATGCGGGAGAAGGTTTGCGAAGAGATTTAAGCTTGAGATGTTTTTTGTTGGGCTTTTTTCCATTCTGCCTATTTTGATGTGCATAGGTACGTTTTGGACAATATGGATGGTTAGACCAATAAAGTTTACGTCTTGGTGTTGGATAATCATATATGAATGAATTTTATGACATTATTTCAAGGAATATATTGTGCTGTCGTATGTATCCAAGTATCTGCACCAGACTGGTTGGAATTTTCTGAAGCTAAAACATTATTGGTGTAGGCTTTTGAAGTGATGAAAAAGCAGGAAGAAACAAGGCAGCAGGAATTGAACGTAAAAGCGACAGAATTTAAGGCATTGCAAGCTCAAGCTGAAACTGTAAGATGGAGTTTCTTCTTAAAAAGTTCAGTATATTGCAGTATAAATACAGCTATTTCTGTCAACATTGTTATAAGTTGTATGTTTTTGGTGAGACTCATCGTGTTACGTCTGTGGATTGATTGGAATAAATTTTTTCCTGTCTATTTTATTCTCACCTTTAATCCAAGAATGTGGTATCTCACTCATTTATTTAGACGTCTTAGATGTTATGCTCTGTAAGTTGTAACATGGGAAAAAGGATCTTTCATTCTCTGGCTGCCTATGCGATTGTTTGCTAGCCCTATGATATTGTTAAATACTAGTACATTACTACATTAGGATAACTGTAATGCATAATTGCTTGATGTGTATGTTGAATTTCTCTCACTTTTCCATACATGTATTAAGATTTCATGGGCGGGCGAGCTGTGGCCAAGCACATCGAAACTCGAGTTGCAGTCCCATAATTTATGGACCAAACAACTGAATTCAATCGTATGCAATATGAGAATCTGAAATGAGACTTTTCTTGATATTGAAACCTTAAATAGTTATGTTTTGAAGTTCCTGTTAACGGTAGTTGTAGTGTGCTTCCTCTGGTATCTTGAAGCATTTGGTTTGTGGTGTTAGTTTCTCATTTTTGTtcagaaaatcattttaatgcTTAAAACAGTTGTTGAGTTGGGACAGAGCATggtatattatatcaataacaTGTGCTATTGGAATAAAGATTGAAGATTGTATGGAAACTGACATTTTTATTAGATTCTTAGAAAAAATAATGTAAGTCTATGTTTGAAAATCAACAAGTCGCTTGTTACTATAGGAGAGACAAAAGGTGGTATATGAAGAACAGAAAAAGCTGGCTCAGCAACAAGCACAAATTAAATCCCAGATGGCTCGTTATGAGGATGAATTGGCAAGAAAAAGGATGCAGGTGTGTAATCCTTTGGTGCATATTAATGTAGCAATGATATTTCCAGTGAATAAAGTACCAAGTTTGCAGGCAGAAAATGAACATCAAAGAGCAAGAAATCAAGAGCTTGTAAAAATGCAAGAGGAATCAGCTATGAGGCAAGAAGCGGCTAGACGAGCTACTGAGGAGCAAATTCAAGCACAACGCCGTCAGACTGAAAGAGAGAAAGCTGAAATAGAACGTGAGACTATCAAGGTGAGGGCTTTGGCAGAGGCGGAGGGAAGAGCCCATGAAGCAAAGCTTGCAGAAGATGTTAATAGAAGAATGTTAGTTGATCGTGCAAATGCAGAGCGAGAGAAATGGGTCGCTGCTATTAATACAACTTTTGATCACATTGGAGGTTTTCTTTTTCTAATGATAGTTTAATGTTAAAATTCAACATATTTTGTTGCATTGGTGTATGTAAAAGCTGACTGTGATTTCCAATATGTCATCCTGATACTCTGCTGGTTTTTGTTTTCATGCAGATATGCATTATATGTAATTTTATAAATTGTCTGTGTTGAAAGTGTTCAAATATATCCTTCTGAATTTATTCAATAACCCATATCTTTCTTTCAAATTATAGACTTGGGGCTTAGTTGATAGCTTATTTTAATATACATTTGCTTGCCCATCAATGGTTATAGGCCATGTTCCATTGTTTTGTTTAGCTCTTAACTGAATATTTAAATAGAGGGTGGTGGCTTATTCTCTCAACCATGGCTCTCACACCTTCATTTAAATTCTTGGCTCCACCTAGTCGCCTTCTGACTTGTCCATCTAATGCAGGTGGTTTGAGAGCAATTCTAACCGACCAAAATAAGCTGGTTGTAGCTGTAGGAGGCATAACAGCTCTTGCTGCAGGTGTATACACTACTAGGTACAGTTTCATTTTTGGCAAGTTTATTGCTTTTTTACATGTTAATAATCCATTTTTTAGATCATGCGTGATGGATATTATACTCAATCTGATACCGTAGAATCAGGCATTTTCACAACGATTTAATATATCAGTGTGCTGTCAATCATTGTCAGATCTCAATGACTGTAGAGTTCAGTGTTTACAGTGGCTGGGGCGGGGCAAGTGAAATAGAATATAAACTGAGGCATAAACACGATTTTGAATAATTGGAATGGGTCAGACCACAAGTCCATTAGTCAAACTACAAGTCCATTAGTCAAACTTGAGACTTGAATTTTTTGAGATTTACAATTAGGGAAATGACCGCGGATCTCTCTCTTAAAAATAGAGGCTGTGCTATTTCTGTGCACTCCCCAGAGGGTGTTGAACCATAATGGCTTTCATGTCATATGCAAAATGCGACATGTGgctaattgtttttttatttaaatagtatATGGGAAGTAGAAACAAATGATAAACATGGAGAGGATTTTACTTATTCTTGTTTAGTCAATACTGCAGAAGTTTTTCGGTAGAAGTCATTTTTATGGTAAAAACTTcaaaaaactatttttctttCAGTTGTGGTGATGGAAAACATTCTTGTGTAAGGCAACATTGAAAAGGTGTATTTAAAAGGCTAAAGTGTTAAATATCGAACTGAGTGATGGGAGTATGTTTTCCATGGGTATAGGATGCATCGGTTTTCATCCATTTGCAATTTCATGTGTTATCTTTTTTTTTGGTCTCCTTTCATATCTATAATGTTTTTTCCTCTCACGCTTCAATTGCTTTAGGGGCCAACAAATTTGTTTATTGGGCACACGTGATAATGTCTCAAGTTGTTTATTTGATGGGTTTCCTTTTAGCATTtgacattttgattttttatatagTCGTATCTGAACTATGTGGCTATCGACCTTCATTAATATGAACATTGCATTTTATATCATTGTGTGTTTATGTGTGTGCTGTTAATTGATCCACAAGTCTCTGATTTATCTCTCGTCATACCTAGTTATTTTGTGTACTTCTTTCAGCACTTAAAGCAAATTTACCTTTCCGATTTCAGAGAAGGTGCTAGGGTGATATGGAGTTATGTGGACCGAATATTAGGACAGCCATCTCTCATCAGAGAATCTTCCAGAGGGAAATACCCATGGTCTGGCTTGTTTTCAAGTTCCATGAGAACCCTCTCTCGTAATGCCACCGAAAGTTCTGGCTCCAAAAATGGAAATGGGTTTGGCGACGTTATTTTACACCCTTCTCTTCAGAAAAGGATTGAGCAGTTGGCAAATGCAACTGCGAATACAAAAGCTCATCAGGCTCCATTTAGAAACATGCTTTTTTATGGGCCACCAGGAACAGGGAAAACAATGGCTGCCAGGGAGCTCGCCCGTAAATCTGTATGAATCCTTGCTTCTTGCTCATCATGGAACTATTATTTCTGATTtggagttaattttttttttttatattcgtTTCTTCAGTAAGTGGCCAGCAAGATGTCCTTACTAATAGTAATCATACCTTTTCTCACAGTGGAATGATCTTGAATGGTTAAGGTGCTAGGATTTGACCGAAGAGCTGGTTAAATAGGTGGTGGCTACTTTAGGTTCAACGGATGGGATGTTAAATTAGATAACTCTGTTCTTCTTCCCCTTCTTGATTGCTTCGCAGTTTTCACTGTCAATTGATGAGAAGCTTCTCCTCCCCAACGATTAGacattaatatttttggcaACACCTAGGTGTTCCCTTTGTAACTTCTTGAGTTTCAGCTTTTAAAGTAATGACCCTAAAAATCGAAAAGAATCACATCAATATCCAATTGATTGTATGCTTTGAGTGGCTTTATCTTATGCTTACAGGGAATTTAATACATGATTCTCTAATATC
The DNA window shown above is from Primulina huaijiensis isolate GDHJ02 chromosome 12, ASM1229523v2, whole genome shotgun sequence and carries:
- the LOC140989747 gene encoding uncharacterized protein isoform X2 yields the protein MAKSGASGALAALAYAAFGAQHSYADGPFKFSPFDSSSSASTKAPEPDNSPTQSAAPAPADAPRIRNDNPRTTSAGFDPEALERGAKALREFNSSPHAKKAFEVMKKQEETRQQELNVKATEFKALQAQAETERQKVVYEEQKKLAQQQAQIKSQMARYEDELARKRMQAENEHQRARNQELVKMQEESAMRQEAARRATEEQIQAQRRQTEREKAEIERETIKVRALAEAEGRAHEAKLAEDVNRRMLVDRANAEREKWVAAINTTFDHIGGGLRAILTDQNKLVVAVGGITALAAGVYTTREGARVIWSYVDRILGQPSLIRESSRGKYPWSGLFSSSMRTLSRNATESSGSKNGNGFGDVILHPSLQKRIEQLANATANTKAHQAPFRNMLFYGPPGTGKTMAARELARKSGLDYALMTGGDVAPLGSQAVTKIHQLFDWSKKSKKGLLLFIDEADAFLCERNKTYMSEAQRSALNALLFRTGDQSKDIVLALATNRPGDLDSAVADRIDEVLEFPLPGEDERFKLIKLYLDKYIVQAGARKPGLFSHLFQKQQQKIEVKGVNDDILKEAAAKTHGFSGREIAKLMASVQAAVYGSDDCVLDPNLFREVVDYKVAEHQQRRKLAASENV
- the LOC140989747 gene encoding uncharacterized protein isoform X1, producing MAKSGASGALAALAYAAFGAQHSYADGPFKFSPFDSSSSASTKAPEPDNSPTQSAAPAPADAPRIRNDNPRTTSAGFDPEALERGAKALREFNSSPHAKKAFEVMKKQEETRQQELNVKATEFKALQAQAETERQKVVYEEQKKLAQQQAQIKSQMARYEDELARKRMQVCNPLVHINVAMIFPVNKVPSLQAENEHQRARNQELVKMQEESAMRQEAARRATEEQIQAQRRQTEREKAEIERETIKVRALAEAEGRAHEAKLAEDVNRRMLVDRANAEREKWVAAINTTFDHIGGGLRAILTDQNKLVVAVGGITALAAGVYTTREGARVIWSYVDRILGQPSLIRESSRGKYPWSGLFSSSMRTLSRNATESSGSKNGNGFGDVILHPSLQKRIEQLANATANTKAHQAPFRNMLFYGPPGTGKTMAARELARKSGLDYALMTGGDVAPLGSQAVTKIHQLFDWSKKSKKGLLLFIDEADAFLCERNKTYMSEAQRSALNALLFRTGDQSKDIVLALATNRPGDLDSAVADRIDEVLEFPLPGEDERFKLIKLYLDKYIVQAGARKPGLFSHLFQKQQQKIEVKGVNDDILKEAAAKTHGFSGREIAKLMASVQAAVYGSDDCVLDPNLFREVVDYKVAEHQQRRKLAASENV